Proteins encoded in a region of the Microbacterium neungamense genome:
- a CDS encoding AAA family ATPase, whose amino-acid sequence MTMTPEQAAWFQGTFHRLVDNVDKAVQGKRDVVSLVLASMLAEGHVLLEDAPGTGKTSLAKALAATVQGTSSRIQFTPDLLPSDVTGVTIYDQQSHRFQFHKGPIFASIVLADEINRASPKTQSALLEVMEESRVTVDGVTHETGRPFLVIATQNPIEQAGTYKLPEAQLDRFLIKTSIGYPDLEVTESILRGASHRNPSASLSAIITTSAVADMADLGATTHVEAAVLRYVAELAEATRTDPAIRLGVSVRGAIAMIRIAKVWAAAHGRHYVLPDDIKALARPVWQHRLLLDAEAEFAGTTADAVIARVLDGVAAPQARAAA is encoded by the coding sequence ATGACGATGACACCCGAACAGGCCGCCTGGTTCCAGGGGACCTTCCACCGCCTCGTCGACAACGTCGACAAGGCCGTGCAGGGCAAGCGCGACGTGGTGAGCCTGGTGCTCGCGTCGATGCTCGCCGAGGGGCACGTGCTGCTCGAGGACGCCCCGGGCACCGGGAAGACGAGCCTGGCGAAGGCGCTGGCGGCCACCGTGCAGGGCACGAGCTCCCGCATCCAGTTCACGCCCGACCTGCTGCCGTCCGACGTCACCGGCGTCACGATCTACGACCAGCAGTCGCACCGCTTCCAGTTCCACAAGGGCCCGATCTTCGCGTCGATCGTGCTCGCCGACGAGATCAACCGCGCCTCGCCGAAGACCCAGTCGGCGCTGCTCGAGGTGATGGAGGAATCCCGCGTCACCGTCGACGGCGTCACCCACGAGACCGGACGTCCGTTCCTGGTGATCGCCACGCAGAACCCCATCGAGCAGGCCGGCACGTACAAGCTGCCGGAGGCTCAGCTGGACCGCTTCCTCATCAAGACCTCGATCGGCTACCCCGACCTCGAGGTGACCGAGAGCATCCTTCGGGGCGCGTCGCACCGCAACCCGTCCGCATCCCTGTCGGCGATCATCACCACCAGCGCCGTCGCCGACATGGCCGACCTCGGCGCCACCACACATGTCGAGGCAGCGGTGCTGCGGTACGTCGCCGAGCTCGCCGAGGCCACCCGCACCGATCCCGCCATCCGCCTGGGCGTCTCCGTCCGCGGGGCGATCGCGATGATCCGCATCGCGAAGGTGTGGGCCGCCGCGCACGGACGGCACTATGTGCTGCCCGACGACATCAAGGCCCTCGCCCGCCCGGTCTGGCAGCACCGCCTGCTGCTGGACGCTGAGGCGGAGTTCGCCGGCACGACGGCCGACGCCGTCATCGCCCGTGTGCTCGACGGCGTCGCCGCACCGCAGGCCCGAGCGGCGGCCTGA
- a CDS encoding DUF58 domain-containing protein yields the protein MTAETLPAAPATTERDAGWRDIAAVIGVRVLERLRRIAAVIRPLAWVLIGTTALFWITGQLLGWVELTVAAAVMAIVLVLCSLFLIGRTEYDVSLDLARTRVVVGERAVGALTLANRGTRAILPSRVVLPVGSGRGEFGIGRLAPGEEAEELFAIPTQKRGVVKVGPVSVVRGDPLGLFERAHRRDDPVDLYVHPRTILFEGQSLGYLRDLEGLPATDLSRDDVSFHALNEYQPGDDLRHVHWRSTARTGVMMVRQFEETRRSHFVIGLSRSTGDYASDDDFELGISAAGSIGLRALRDSQRVDLRVQGRELPARTGKQMLDSLSALESSRPREGGVAELAGVVAATMPLASVVVLVCGSKVSPDDLRLACSRLPFGARVMVVVADTSVDLPALRRIGDADVVSVGALEQIPLALRKVLA from the coding sequence ATGACGGCGGAGACGCTTCCGGCGGCACCCGCGACCACGGAGCGAGACGCCGGGTGGCGTGACATCGCGGCCGTCATCGGGGTGCGCGTCCTCGAGCGTCTCCGCCGCATCGCCGCGGTGATCCGTCCGCTGGCGTGGGTGCTGATCGGCACCACGGCGCTGTTCTGGATCACCGGGCAGCTGCTCGGATGGGTCGAGCTCACCGTCGCCGCGGCCGTCATGGCCATCGTCCTCGTGCTGTGCTCCTTGTTCCTCATCGGGCGCACCGAGTACGACGTGTCCCTCGACCTCGCGCGCACCCGCGTCGTGGTGGGGGAGCGCGCCGTCGGCGCCCTGACCCTCGCCAACCGCGGCACCCGGGCGATCCTGCCCTCCCGCGTCGTGCTGCCCGTCGGGTCGGGACGCGGCGAGTTCGGCATCGGCCGCCTCGCCCCCGGCGAGGAGGCCGAGGAGCTGTTCGCCATCCCGACGCAGAAGCGCGGCGTGGTCAAGGTCGGGCCGGTGAGCGTCGTGCGCGGCGATCCGCTCGGCCTCTTCGAACGCGCCCACCGCCGCGACGATCCGGTCGACCTGTACGTGCACCCGCGGACGATCCTGTTCGAGGGGCAGTCCCTCGGCTACCTGCGCGATCTGGAGGGGCTGCCGGCCACCGACCTGTCCCGCGACGACGTGTCCTTCCACGCGCTCAACGAATACCAGCCGGGCGATGACCTCCGCCATGTGCACTGGCGCTCGACGGCGCGCACCGGCGTGATGATGGTGCGCCAGTTCGAGGAGACCCGGCGCTCGCACTTCGTGATCGGCCTGTCCCGCTCCACCGGCGACTACGCCTCCGATGACGACTTCGAGCTCGGCATCTCGGCCGCCGGGTCGATCGGCCTGCGCGCCCTCCGCGACTCCCAGCGCGTGGACCTGCGCGTGCAGGGCCGGGAGCTGCCCGCTCGCACCGGCAAGCAGATGCTCGACTCGCTCTCCGCGCTGGAGAGCAGCAGGCCGCGCGAGGGCGGTGTCGCCGAGCTGGCCGGCGTCGTCGCCGCGACGATGCCCCTGGCCAGCGTGGTGGTGCTCGTCTGCGGGTCGAAGGTGTCCCCGGACGACCTCCGCCTCGCCTGCTCGCGGCTGCCGTTCGGCGCCCGCGTGATGGTCGTCGTCGCCGACACGTCGGTCGACCTGCCCGCCCTGCGCCGCATCGGCGATGCCGACGTCGTCTCCGTCGGTGCGCTCGAGCAGATCCCGCTCGCCCTGCGGAAGGTGCTCGCATGA
- a CDS encoding transglutaminaseTgpA domain-containing protein — protein MTLAPRRWILDLGMTALLIGVAMVGFLPTFAGPSYLPAAVGGILLGLAIAAVCALRRWGVLIVTGLVIAAYFVFGGALALPHTALLGFLPSLETLRLLALGVVTSWKQLLTTVAPVSAADGHLIVPFLLALVASSVTASLALRLERVVWALLPVAATLALVIALGTPEPAMPVAQGLLVAVLSIVWLAVRQIWAPRNAAVSVGEVDPARAAHMRMRRIVAGAAVLVIAGGAGVATSAFATPQQPRHVFRDVIIPPFDIRDYPSPLQSFRKHVRDHKNKTLFTVRGLPEDARIRIGTMDQFDGMVYNVTDGGPGSSSAFTPLRSNMAPDAEGVPATLKIEIAEYNAVWVPDAGHVSAIRFQGDRAEELRRSTYYNPATGTAVATSKLARGDAYTVETIIPATPDDDRLGDADFGKVPMPKQSNVPQELSALASEIVAGAETPIEQVRALETFLAEGGFFSHGLEGEVISRAGHTSERISTLLGGDQMIGDDEQYAVAMALLAREVGIPARVVMGFYPDEEQKDQAVFEATGDTLHAWTEINFAGFGWLTFNPTPPEDKVPNDQNTKPRVDPKPQVLQPPPPPQEPVDLPPTLPDDRESEDESLNILGIIGTILAITGISFAILALLASPFIVIGAWKAAKRRARRAAERTADRISGGWDELTDRAIDYGARLPAGATRTEEAARVAETFTVPAVTALADRADAEVFGPAEPTPEEVDAFWNEVDGIVAGLGAQAGFWKRTKARLNLRSVLGGSAISGRLQELKDAAAARVRGGRASIETTTSTPAESETTS, from the coding sequence ATGACTCTCGCCCCGCGCCGCTGGATCCTCGATCTCGGCATGACCGCGCTGCTCATCGGCGTCGCGATGGTCGGCTTCCTGCCCACGTTCGCGGGGCCGTCCTACCTGCCGGCCGCGGTCGGCGGCATCCTGCTCGGCCTCGCCATCGCCGCCGTCTGCGCCCTCCGCCGATGGGGCGTGCTCATCGTCACCGGGCTGGTCATCGCCGCCTACTTCGTGTTCGGCGGCGCGCTCGCCCTGCCGCACACCGCCCTCCTCGGGTTCCTCCCCAGCCTGGAGACGCTGCGGCTGCTGGCGCTCGGCGTGGTGACCTCCTGGAAGCAGCTCCTCACCACGGTGGCTCCGGTGTCGGCCGCCGACGGTCACCTCATCGTGCCGTTCCTGCTCGCGCTCGTCGCGAGCTCCGTCACCGCGTCCCTCGCGCTGCGCCTGGAGCGCGTCGTGTGGGCCCTCCTGCCCGTCGCGGCGACGCTCGCGCTGGTCATCGCCCTCGGCACCCCGGAGCCGGCGATGCCGGTGGCGCAGGGGCTCCTCGTGGCCGTCCTCTCCATCGTCTGGCTCGCCGTGCGGCAGATCTGGGCGCCGCGCAACGCCGCCGTGTCGGTGGGCGAGGTCGACCCGGCGCGCGCCGCGCACATGCGGATGCGGCGGATCGTCGCCGGCGCCGCGGTGCTCGTCATCGCCGGCGGCGCCGGCGTCGCCACGAGCGCGTTCGCGACCCCGCAGCAGCCCCGCCACGTGTTCCGGGACGTGATCATCCCGCCGTTCGACATCCGCGACTACCCCAGCCCGCTGCAGTCGTTCCGCAAGCACGTCCGCGACCACAAGAACAAGACGCTGTTCACCGTGCGCGGACTCCCCGAGGACGCCCGCATCCGCATCGGCACCATGGATCAGTTCGACGGCATGGTCTACAACGTCACCGACGGGGGACCGGGATCCTCGAGCGCGTTCACGCCGCTGCGCTCGAACATGGCGCCGGATGCGGAGGGCGTGCCCGCCACGCTGAAGATCGAGATCGCGGAGTACAACGCCGTGTGGGTGCCGGATGCCGGGCACGTCTCGGCGATCCGCTTCCAGGGCGACCGCGCCGAGGAGCTGCGCCGCAGCACCTACTACAACCCCGCCACCGGCACCGCGGTGGCCACCTCGAAGCTCGCCCGCGGCGACGCCTACACGGTGGAGACGATCATCCCGGCCACTCCCGACGACGACCGGCTGGGCGACGCGGACTTCGGCAAGGTGCCGATGCCCAAGCAGAGCAACGTCCCGCAGGAGCTCTCCGCCCTGGCATCCGAGATCGTCGCCGGCGCCGAGACGCCCATCGAGCAGGTGCGGGCGCTGGAGACCTTCCTCGCCGAGGGTGGCTTCTTCAGCCACGGCCTCGAGGGTGAGGTGATCTCGCGGGCCGGCCACACCTCCGAGCGCATCTCCACCCTCCTCGGCGGGGACCAGATGATCGGCGACGACGAGCAGTACGCCGTCGCGATGGCGCTGCTCGCGCGCGAGGTCGGCATCCCGGCGCGCGTCGTGATGGGCTTCTACCCGGACGAGGAGCAGAAGGACCAGGCTGTCTTCGAAGCCACCGGCGACACCCTGCACGCCTGGACCGAGATCAACTTCGCCGGCTTCGGATGGCTCACCTTCAACCCGACGCCGCCCGAGGACAAGGTGCCCAACGACCAGAACACCAAGCCTCGGGTGGACCCGAAGCCGCAGGTGCTGCAGCCGCCGCCCCCGCCGCAGGAGCCGGTCGACCTGCCGCCCACGCTGCCGGACGACCGCGAGTCCGAGGACGAGTCGCTGAACATCCTCGGCATCATCGGCACCATCCTGGCGATCACCGGGATCTCCTTCGCGATCCTCGCGCTGCTGGCATCCCCGTTCATCGTGATCGGCGCCTGGAAGGCGGCGAAGCGGCGCGCCCGCCGTGCGGCCGAGCGTACCGCCGACCGGATCAGCGGCGGCTGGGACGAGCTCACCGACCGCGCCATCGACTACGGCGCGCGCCTGCCTGCCGGCGCCACCCGCACCGAGGAGGCGGCCCGCGTCGCCGAGACATTCACCGTACCCGCCGTCACCGCGCTGGCCGACCGCGCCGACGCCGAGGTGTTCGGACCCGCCGAGCCCACGCCGGAGGAGGTCGACGCGTTCTGGAACGAGGTCGACGGAATCGTCGCCGGCCTTGGCGCGCAGGCCGGCTTCTGGAAGCGCACCAAGGCGCGGCTGAACCTGCGCTCGGTGCTCGGCGGCAGCGCGATCAGCGGGCGCCTGCAGGAGCTCAAGGACGCCGCGGCCGCGCGCGTGCGCGGCGGACGTGCCAGCATCGAGACCACCACATCCACCCCAGCGGAGAGCGAGACGACGTCATGA
- a CDS encoding PP2C family protein-serine/threonine phosphatase — translation MTLPLVAAPGSATHPGVRRSVNEDAHLASAPVFLVADGMGGHEAGARASATAIAEFLPFIGRTALELDDVRLAVARAHAAVDSLSSALDGRAGTTLSGVVIASVDGMGYWLALNIGDSRTYRLADGELEQITVDHSVVQELIEAGEITAEEALTDRRRNIITRAIGASSTGEADYWLFPAELGDRMLICSDGLSSEVPIARIREILYDEPDPQAAAQALVDEALRAGGRDNITVVVVDAVAVASRPGTPMQADDETDIDADTHRREIAAGGTR, via the coding sequence ATGACACTTCCCCTCGTCGCCGCGCCCGGATCGGCGACCCACCCCGGCGTCCGCCGCTCCGTGAACGAGGATGCGCACCTGGCCAGCGCGCCGGTGTTCCTCGTCGCCGACGGCATGGGCGGACACGAGGCGGGCGCGCGTGCGAGCGCCACCGCGATCGCCGAGTTCCTCCCGTTCATCGGGCGCACCGCGCTCGAGCTCGACGACGTGCGGCTCGCCGTCGCCCGCGCGCACGCCGCCGTCGACAGCCTCTCCAGCGCCCTCGACGGCCGGGCCGGCACCACGCTGAGCGGAGTGGTGATCGCCTCCGTCGACGGGATGGGGTACTGGCTCGCGCTGAACATCGGCGACTCGCGCACCTACCGCCTCGCGGACGGCGAGCTCGAGCAGATCACGGTCGACCACTCCGTCGTGCAGGAGCTCATCGAGGCGGGCGAGATCACCGCCGAGGAGGCGCTCACCGACCGCCGCCGCAACATCATCACGCGGGCGATCGGCGCCAGCAGCACCGGCGAGGCGGACTACTGGCTGTTCCCCGCCGAGCTCGGCGACCGGATGCTGATCTGCTCGGACGGACTGTCGTCCGAGGTGCCGATCGCGAGGATCCGTGAGATCCTCTACGACGAGCCGGATCCTCAGGCCGCCGCACAGGCGCTGGTGGACGAGGCCCTGCGCGCGGGGGGACGGGACAACATCACCGTCGTGGTGGTGGACGCCGTCGCGGTCGCGTCGCGACCGGGAACGCCGATGCAGGCGGACGACGAGACGGACATCGACGCGGACACGCACCGGCGTGAGATCGCAGCAGGAGGGACCCGCTGA
- a CDS encoding serine/threonine-protein kinase, with product MNRPPSPPPDLPGFTYLEPLGTGGFADVFLYEQHMPRRRVAVKVLLAERISSGAAQEFTDEANVMAMLSTHPAIVTIYQAGVAADGRPYLVMEYCPRPNLQIRARREPFSVAEALRVGIQVAGAVETAHRAGVLHRDIKPANILVTEYNRPALTDFGIASTTGATGEASGMSIPWSPPESFADPPTSGPRTDVWALGATLYTLLAGRSPFERPGERNTSADLIERIERAALPRLNRADSPDSLQAVLERSMAKNPDDRYPSAVAFARALQKVQIELAHSVTPIDIVDEHPHPDEVEDDGDGLTRVRQVQSISPEAQTATRPSAATERKRPDAGPGGIPRFDAPPASPPAAPPPSYAPSQAPAPAAEDDRTLLRPPTILAPEAPAAQAAAAATEAAPASASVEHKRSRGMPWWGWLITALGVLMLVLVLWFSSSLADMLVPEPAETSAEPVDPQDPISAIVPPVTELTGSRSGETVSFRWTNPDPQEGDSYIWYQVTLDGPGDPANTTENTVTLPGAHPERTCIEVILKRADGRASPESRGCVE from the coding sequence GTGAACCGGCCGCCCTCTCCGCCGCCGGACCTGCCCGGCTTCACCTACCTCGAGCCGCTCGGCACCGGCGGGTTCGCCGACGTCTTCCTGTACGAGCAGCACATGCCCCGCCGCCGCGTGGCGGTGAAGGTGCTGCTCGCCGAGCGGATCTCCAGCGGAGCCGCGCAGGAGTTCACCGACGAGGCGAACGTGATGGCCATGCTCTCCACGCATCCGGCCATCGTCACGATCTACCAGGCGGGCGTCGCGGCGGACGGCCGGCCGTACCTGGTGATGGAGTACTGCCCGCGCCCGAACCTGCAGATCCGTGCCCGTCGGGAGCCGTTCTCGGTGGCCGAGGCGCTGCGCGTGGGCATCCAGGTCGCGGGTGCCGTGGAGACGGCGCACCGCGCCGGGGTGCTGCACCGCGACATCAAGCCGGCCAACATCCTCGTCACCGAGTACAACCGGCCCGCGCTGACCGACTTCGGGATCGCCTCGACCACGGGCGCGACCGGCGAGGCATCCGGCATGTCCATCCCGTGGTCGCCGCCGGAGTCGTTCGCCGACCCGCCCACCAGCGGCCCGCGCACCGACGTCTGGGCGCTCGGCGCCACCCTGTACACCCTCCTCGCGGGACGCTCGCCGTTCGAGCGCCCCGGTGAGCGCAACACCAGCGCCGACCTCATCGAGCGCATCGAGCGCGCCGCGCTGCCGCGGCTGAACCGGGCCGACTCTCCGGACAGTCTGCAGGCCGTGCTCGAACGGTCGATGGCGAAGAATCCCGACGACCGCTATCCGAGCGCGGTCGCGTTCGCGCGGGCGCTGCAGAAGGTGCAGATCGAGCTGGCGCATTCGGTCACGCCGATCGACATCGTCGACGAGCATCCGCACCCGGACGAGGTCGAGGACGACGGCGACGGACTGACGCGGGTGCGGCAGGTGCAGTCGATCAGCCCGGAGGCGCAGACGGCGACGCGACCGTCCGCCGCGACGGAGCGGAAGCGGCCGGATGCCGGCCCCGGCGGCATTCCGCGCTTCGACGCGCCGCCGGCGTCCCCGCCGGCCGCCCCGCCGCCGTCGTACGCCCCGAGCCAGGCTCCCGCGCCGGCGGCCGAGGACGACCGCACCCTCCTGCGCCCGCCGACGATCCTCGCCCCCGAGGCCCCGGCGGCGCAGGCCGCGGCGGCCGCGACCGAGGCCGCGCCGGCGTCGGCATCCGTCGAGCACAAGCGCTCGAGGGGGATGCCCTGGTGGGGCTGGCTGATCACCGCCCTCGGCGTGCTGATGCTCGTCCTGGTGCTCTGGTTCAGCAGCTCCCTCGCCGACATGCTCGTGCCGGAACCGGCGGAGACCTCTGCCGAGCCGGTCGACCCGCAGGATCCGATCTCCGCGATCGTGCCCCCGGTGACCGAGCTGACCGGCAGCCGGAGCGGCGAGACCGTGAGCTTCCGCTGGACCAACCCCGATCCGCAGGAGGGCGACTCCTACATCTGGTACCAGGTGACGCTGGACGGGCCGGGGGATCCCGCGAACACCACCGAGAACACCGTCACGCTCCCCGGCGCGCACCCGGAGCGCACGTGCATCGAGGTCATCCTCAAGCGCGCCGACGGGCGGGCCTCACCGGAGAGCAGGGGATGCGTCGAGTGA
- a CDS encoding FHA domain-containing protein, whose translation MQTTYRPGSWYLIAMPGVLVTVPAEAEGEIVRALWDRLAEKPSLATAIDVLAGGAGSFTGMPSFAAAIAEGEDVRVAVRGEVAVTVTADAGSETVSGADVTTWSERFAANATRVEIAAEEPASPAALPLQSGIVLAASAEADLRADSDPLAPPVFPATGAEPQTDAEPVEASHLSTSSGSESQPDAEPVEASPVSPEPSTSSESEPAAPAADNGVTLLPTEVTYAPAEDDFDQLFGATVHTPPKPPAPPAPVSPAPAPPVFGDHDGATIAASELRNLRQAPPAAPPEAPTAVIPVAPSGRIRVSTGQVVTLDRTVIIGRRPRSTRASGANMPHLVAVESPQQDISRSHLEIRPEGDTAVVVDLHTTNGSTLLRAGADPVRLHPGEPTIVVSGDVVDLGDGVTVAFEDLP comes from the coding sequence ATGCAGACGACCTACCGACCGGGATCGTGGTACCTGATCGCCATGCCGGGCGTGCTCGTGACCGTGCCCGCCGAGGCGGAGGGCGAGATCGTCCGCGCGCTGTGGGACCGGCTCGCCGAGAAGCCGAGCCTGGCGACCGCGATCGACGTGCTGGCGGGCGGCGCCGGATCGTTCACCGGCATGCCCTCGTTCGCCGCCGCGATCGCCGAGGGTGAGGATGTGCGCGTCGCCGTGCGCGGCGAGGTCGCGGTGACGGTCACCGCGGATGCCGGCAGCGAGACCGTGTCGGGAGCGGACGTCACCACCTGGAGCGAGCGCTTCGCCGCGAACGCGACGCGGGTCGAGATCGCCGCCGAGGAGCCCGCCTCGCCGGCCGCACTCCCGCTGCAGAGCGGCATCGTGCTCGCCGCCTCCGCCGAGGCGGACCTCCGCGCCGACTCCGACCCGCTCGCCCCGCCCGTCTTCCCCGCGACGGGCGCCGAGCCCCAGACGGACGCTGAGCCCGTCGAAGCGTCCCACCTTTCGACAAGCTCAGGGTCCGAGTCCCAGCCGGACGCTGAGCCCGTCGAAGCGTCCCCTGTTTCCCCGGAGCCTTCGACGAGCTCAGAGTCCGAGCCTGCGGCGCCCGCAGCCGACAACGGCGTGACCCTGCTGCCCACCGAGGTCACCTACGCCCCGGCGGAGGACGACTTCGACCAGCTCTTCGGCGCCACCGTGCACACCCCGCCGAAGCCGCCGGCGCCGCCCGCTCCCGTCTCGCCGGCTCCGGCACCGCCGGTCTTCGGCGACCACGACGGCGCCACCATCGCGGCATCCGAGCTCCGCAATCTGCGTCAGGCTCCGCCGGCCGCGCCGCCGGAGGCGCCCACCGCCGTCATCCCGGTCGCGCCGTCGGGCCGCATCCGGGTGTCCACCGGACAGGTCGTCACGCTCGACCGCACCGTGATCATCGGCCGCCGCCCGCGCTCCACCCGCGCGAGCGGGGCGAACATGCCGCACCTGGTGGCCGTGGAGAGCCCGCAGCAGGACATCTCCCGCAGCCACCTGGAGATCCGGCCCGAGGGCGACACGGCCGTGGTGGTCGACCTGCACACCACGAACGGCTCCACTCTGCTGCGCGCCGGCGCCGATCCGGTGCGTCTGCACCCGGGTGAGCCCACCATCGTGGTGTCCGGCGACGTGGTCGACCTCGGGGACGGCGTGACAGTCGCCTTCGAGGATCTGCCGTGA
- a CDS encoding RDD family protein, with the protein MTQVAFGQVAPVSRRAVAYVIDALIAAGLGIVLGTVLVVAATLSGSPEGMLATLALGAPLISLLMLGWFVVYTLMQSRSGSIGMRAQGLRLVRADDGGPLGFGRTLLRNVIFGLAASIVVGYFTPLFDGSGRFQGWHDKVAGSLMLDARTARTPDAMTAPASPALPQPAFERTPPPGFPTPPSAVPARPDLASPASRQPADPAPSALAFPQPAFPQPAFPAPPRPPLPEPAAPAAAAPVSDIEETQLQHRPAPSAAPDAGLIAFVPGVTQDGPPQRADAPPAPQTPTGPAVPPPAAPAAPGPDLPAVPAPAPPASPVPEPATPAEPAPAVEPPAVPAPAVEPPAVPAPAAPASAADAADDIEETRISVPGHRLVFTWDDGTRVTVSRRTVFGRNPNAEPGALAVAVRDETLSLSKTHFEAAAEASGGWVRDLHSTNGMTIVRDGQRIACPAGQQVPVRLGDAIEIGDRVVTIGGYA; encoded by the coding sequence ATGACACAGGTTGCGTTCGGGCAGGTCGCCCCGGTTTCACGGCGCGCCGTGGCCTACGTCATCGACGCCCTGATCGCCGCCGGTCTCGGCATCGTCCTGGGGACGGTGCTGGTGGTCGCGGCCACGCTCTCCGGTTCGCCCGAGGGGATGCTGGCCACGCTCGCGCTCGGCGCCCCCCTGATCAGCCTGCTGATGCTCGGCTGGTTCGTCGTGTACACGCTGATGCAGTCCCGCTCGGGGTCGATCGGGATGCGGGCGCAGGGTCTGCGCCTGGTGCGCGCCGACGACGGCGGACCGCTGGGGTTCGGCCGTACGCTGCTGCGGAACGTCATCTTCGGCCTGGCGGCCTCGATCGTGGTCGGCTATTTCACGCCGCTGTTCGACGGCTCGGGCCGATTCCAGGGCTGGCACGACAAGGTGGCGGGCTCCCTCATGCTCGACGCCAGGACCGCGCGGACGCCCGACGCGATGACCGCGCCCGCGTCGCCGGCCCTTCCCCAGCCCGCGTTCGAGCGGACGCCCCCGCCCGGGTTCCCGACGCCGCCCTCCGCCGTACCGGCCCGCCCGGACCTGGCGAGCCCGGCCTCCCGGCAGCCCGCCGATCCGGCCCCGTCGGCGCTGGCGTTCCCGCAGCCGGCGTTCCCGCAGCCGGCGTTCCCCGCGCCGCCGCGCCCGCCGCTGCCAGAGCCGGCAGCCCCGGCCGCCGCAGCGCCGGTGAGCGACATCGAGGAGACGCAGCTGCAGCACCGTCCCGCGCCGAGCGCGGCGCCGGATGCCGGGCTGATCGCGTTCGTCCCCGGCGTCACCCAGGACGGCCCGCCGCAGCGCGCGGACGCCCCGCCGGCACCGCAGACACCCACCGGTCCTGCCGTGCCGCCGCCCGCCGCCCCGGCCGCCCCGGGGCCGGACCTGCCCGCCGTTCCGGCGCCCGCGCCGCCGGCATCCCCGGTGCCGGAACCCGCCACCCCGGCCGAGCCGGCGCCCGCGGTCGAGCCGCCCGCCGTGCCCGCGCCGGCCGTCGAACCTCCCGCGGTCCCGGCTCCGGCGGCCCCGGCATCCGCGGCGGATGCCGCCGACGACATCGAGGAGACGCGGATCAGCGTCCCCGGCCATCGCCTCGTCTTCACCTGGGACGACGGCACCCGCGTCACCGTCTCGCGGCGCACGGTGTTCGGCCGCAACCCGAACGCGGAGCCGGGGGCGCTGGCCGTCGCCGTCCGCGACGAGACCCTGTCGCTGTCGAAGACGCACTTCGAGGCGGCGGCCGAGGCATCCGGCGGGTGGGTGCGCGACCTGCACTCCACGAACGGCATGACGATCGTCCGCGACGGTCAGCGCATCGCCTGTCCGGCCGGGCAGCAGGTGCCGGTGCGGCTCGGCGACGCGATCGAGATCGGCGATCGCGTGGTGACGATCGGCGGTTACGCATGA